Proteins co-encoded in one Pseudomonas fluorescens genomic window:
- a CDS encoding alpha-ketoacid dehydrogenase subunit beta, which produces MNDHNNNIQLETAMTTTTMTMIQALRSAMDVMLERDDNVVVFGQDVGYFGGVFRCTEGLQAKYGTSRVFDAPISESGIVGVAVGMGAYGLRPVAEIQFADYVYPASDQIISEAARLRYRSAGEFTAPMTLRMPCGGGIYGGQTHSQSIEAMFTQVCGLRTVMPSNPYDAKGLLIASIENDDPVIFLEPKRLYNGPFDGHHDRPVTPWSKHPAAQVPDGYYTVPLDVAAITRPGKDVTVLTYGTTVYVSQVAAEESGVDAEVIDLRSLWPLDLETIVKSVKKTGRCVVVHEATRTCGFGAELVSLVQEHCFHHLEAPIERVTGWDTPYPHAQEWAYFPGPSRVGAALKRVMEV; this is translated from the coding sequence ATGAACGATCACAACAACAATATTCAGTTGGAAACCGCCATGACCACGACCACCATGACCATGATCCAGGCCCTGCGCTCGGCCATGGATGTGATGCTTGAGCGTGACGACAACGTGGTGGTGTTCGGCCAGGACGTCGGCTACTTCGGCGGCGTGTTCCGTTGCACCGAAGGCCTGCAGGCCAAGTACGGCACCTCGCGGGTGTTCGACGCGCCGATCTCCGAGAGCGGCATCGTCGGTGTCGCCGTGGGCATGGGCGCTTATGGCTTGCGACCTGTCGCTGAAATCCAGTTCGCCGACTACGTCTACCCGGCGTCCGACCAGATCATTTCCGAAGCCGCCCGCCTGCGTTATCGCTCGGCCGGCGAGTTCACTGCGCCGATGACCCTGCGCATGCCCTGCGGCGGCGGCATCTACGGCGGCCAGACCCACAGCCAGAGCATCGAGGCGATGTTCACTCAGGTCTGCGGTCTGCGCACCGTCATGCCGTCCAACCCGTATGACGCCAAAGGCCTGCTGATCGCCTCCATCGAAAACGATGACCCGGTGATCTTCCTCGAGCCGAAACGCCTGTATAACGGTCCGTTCGACGGCCACCACGACCGCCCGGTAACCCCGTGGTCGAAACACCCGGCCGCGCAAGTGCCGGACGGTTACTACACCGTGCCGCTGGACGTCGCTGCCATTACCCGTCCGGGCAAGGACGTGACCGTCCTGACCTACGGCACCACCGTGTACGTGTCGCAAGTCGCCGCCGAAGAATCCGGCGTGGATGCCGAAGTCATCGACCTGCGCAGCCTGTGGCCGCTGGACCTGGAAACCATCGTCAAATCCGTTAAGAAAACCGGCCGTTGCGTCGTGGTACATGAAGCCACCCGCACCTGCGGTTTCGGCGCCGAGCTGGTGTCGCTGGTGCAAGAGCATTGCTTCCACCACCTGGAAGCGCCGATCGAACGCGTCACCGGTTGGGACACCCCCTACCCGCACGCGCAGGAGTGGGCGTATTTCCCTGGGCCGTCCCGAGTGGGCGCGGCGCTGAAACGGGTCATGGAGGTCTGA
- a CDS encoding dihydrolipoamide acetyltransferase family protein — protein MGTHVIKMPDIGEGIAEVELSQWHVKVGDLVVEDQVLADVMTDKAMVDIPSPVHGKVIALGGQPGEVMAVGSVLISIEVEGAGNLKESDKPAPVAAKETPVAPKVEAVVESKPAAPRTAAVCQGPMVAREANERPLASPAVRKHALDLGIQLRLVRGSGPAGRVLHEDLEAYLAQGQSNASAPVAAAYAQRNDEEQIQVIGMRRKIAQRMQDATQRAAHFSYVEEIDVTAIEELRAHLNEKHGASRGKLTLLPFLVRALVVALRDFPQMNARYDDEAQVITRLGAVHVGVATQSDVGLMVPVVRHAEARSLWDSAAEIARLATAARNGKASRDELSGSTITLTSLGALGGIVSTPVLNLPEVAIVGVNKIVERPMVVKGQVVIRKMMNLSSSFDHRVVDGMDAALFIQAIRGLLEQPATLFVE, from the coding sequence ATGGGCACGCACGTTATCAAGATGCCGGACATCGGCGAAGGCATCGCAGAAGTTGAACTGTCGCAATGGCACGTCAAGGTCGGCGATCTGGTGGTTGAAGATCAGGTGCTGGCCGACGTGATGACCGACAAGGCGATGGTAGATATCCCGTCGCCAGTACACGGCAAGGTGATCGCGCTGGGCGGTCAGCCGGGTGAAGTGATGGCAGTCGGCAGTGTGCTGATCAGCATCGAGGTTGAAGGTGCGGGCAATCTGAAGGAGTCCGACAAGCCAGCTCCCGTTGCGGCGAAGGAAACACCTGTCGCACCGAAAGTTGAAGCTGTCGTTGAAAGCAAACCCGCCGCGCCACGTACGGCTGCGGTTTGCCAGGGCCCGATGGTTGCCCGTGAAGCCAATGAACGCCCGCTGGCCTCGCCCGCCGTGCGCAAACATGCGCTGGATCTGGGCATTCAATTGCGTCTGGTGCGCGGTTCCGGTCCAGCCGGTCGTGTATTGCACGAAGACCTCGAGGCTTATCTGGCCCAAGGTCAGTCGAACGCTTCGGCGCCGGTCGCCGCCGCGTACGCCCAGCGTAACGATGAAGAACAGATTCAGGTTATCGGCATGCGCCGCAAGATTGCTCAGCGCATGCAGGACGCGACTCAGCGCGCTGCACACTTCAGTTATGTCGAAGAAATCGATGTCACCGCGATTGAAGAACTGCGCGCCCATCTGAACGAAAAACACGGCGCCAGCCGTGGCAAGTTGACCCTGCTGCCGTTCCTGGTGCGCGCGCTGGTTGTCGCCCTGCGTGACTTCCCGCAAATGAACGCCCGTTACGACGACGAAGCCCAGGTCATCACCCGCCTCGGCGCGGTGCATGTCGGCGTCGCCACCCAAAGCGATGTCGGCCTGATGGTGCCGGTGGTGCGTCATGCCGAAGCGCGCAGCCTGTGGGACAGCGCGGCGGAAATCGCCCGTCTGGCCACTGCAGCCCGCAATGGCAAGGCCAGCCGCGATGAGCTGTCCGGTTCGACCATCACCCTGACCAGCCTCGGCGCCCTTGGCGGCATCGTCAGCACCCCGGTGCTGAATCTGCCGGAAGTGGCCATCGTCGGCGTCAACAAAATCGTCGAACGGCCGATGGTCGTCAAAGGCCAGGTGGTGATCCGCAAGATGATGAACCTCTCCAGCTCCTTCGATCACCGCGTGGTCGACGGCATGGACGCGGCGCTCTTCATCCAGGCCATTCGTGGCCTGCTCGAACAACCCGCGACCCTGTTTGTGGAGTGA
- the lpdA gene encoding dihydrolipoyl dehydrogenase produces MQTLNTTLLIIGGGPGGYVTAIRAGQLGISTILVEGESLGGTCLNIGCIPSKALIHVAEQFHQTQHHNQHSALGISVSAPTLDITKSVEWKDGIVDRLTTGVAALLKKHKVQVINGWAKVIDGKTVEVGDTRIQCEHLVLATGSKSVNLPILPIGGPIISSTEALAPKSVPKRLIVVGGGYIGLELGIAYRKLGAEVSVVEAQDRILPAYDAELTQPVHDALKQLGVKLYLKHSVLGFDGTLQVRDPNGDTLNLETDQVLVAVGRKPNTQGWNLEALNLDMNGSAIKIDSRCQTSMRNVYAIGDLSGEPMLAHRAMAQGEMVAELISGKRREFNPTAIAAVCFTDPELVVVGKTPDEAKAAGLDCIVSNFPFAANGRAMTLESKTGFVRVVARRDNHVIVGWQAVGVGVSELSTAFAQSLEMGARLEDIGGTIHAHPTLGEAVQEAALRALGHALHL; encoded by the coding sequence ATGCAAACTCTGAACACCACGCTGCTGATCATCGGCGGCGGTCCTGGCGGTTACGTGACGGCCATTCGGGCCGGGCAACTGGGCATTTCGACCATTCTGGTCGAGGGCGAATCGCTGGGCGGCACCTGCCTGAATATCGGCTGCATTCCGTCGAAAGCGCTGATTCATGTGGCCGAACAGTTTCACCAGACTCAACACCACAACCAGCATTCGGCACTGGGCATCAGCGTTTCGGCGCCGACCCTCGACATCACCAAAAGCGTCGAATGGAAGGACGGCATCGTCGATCGCCTGACCACCGGCGTCGCCGCGTTGCTGAAGAAGCACAAGGTTCAGGTCATCAACGGCTGGGCCAAAGTCATCGACGGCAAGACCGTGGAAGTCGGCGATACCCGCATCCAGTGCGAGCATCTGGTGCTGGCCACCGGCTCGAAAAGCGTCAACCTGCCGATCCTGCCGATTGGCGGGCCAATCATCTCGTCCACCGAAGCGCTGGCACCGAAGTCGGTACCGAAACGTTTGATCGTGGTCGGCGGTGGTTACATCGGCCTGGAGCTGGGCATTGCCTATCGCAAGCTCGGCGCCGAGGTCAGTGTGGTCGAGGCGCAGGATCGGATTCTGCCGGCCTACGACGCCGAACTGACCCAACCGGTGCACGACGCGCTGAAGCAACTGGGCGTGAAGCTGTACCTCAAGCACAGCGTGCTGGGCTTTGACGGTACGTTGCAGGTGCGCGATCCGAACGGCGACACCCTGAACCTGGAAACCGATCAGGTGCTGGTGGCCGTCGGTCGCAAACCCAATACCCAGGGCTGGAACCTCGAAGCGCTGAACCTGGACATGAATGGTTCGGCAATCAAGATCGACAGCCGCTGCCAGACCAGCATGCGCAACGTCTACGCCATCGGCGACCTGAGCGGCGAGCCGATGCTGGCCCACCGCGCCATGGCCCAGGGCGAGATGGTCGCCGAGCTGATCAGCGGCAAACGCCGCGAATTCAACCCGACCGCCATCGCTGCCGTGTGCTTCACCGACCCGGAACTGGTCGTGGTCGGCAAGACGCCGGATGAAGCCAAGGCGGCGGGACTGGACTGCATCGTGTCGAACTTCCCGTTCGCGGCCAATGGCCGGGCGATGACCCTGGAATCGAAAACCGGTTTCGTGCGAGTGGTCGCCCGTCGGGACAATCATGTGATTGTCGGCTGGCAGGCGGTGGGTGTCGGGGTCTCGGAATTGTCGACCGCGTTCGCCCAAAGCCTGGAAATGGGTGCGCGACTGGAAGACATCGGCGGCACCATCCATGCGCACCCGACCCTGGGTGAAGCGGTGCAGGAGGCGGCGTTGCGTGCGCTTGGGCATGCGTTGCACCTGTAA
- a CDS encoding branched-chain amino acid aminotransferase yields the protein MGNESINWDKLGFDYIKTDKRYLSYFRNGEWDKGTLTEDNVLHISEGSTALHYGQQCFEGLKAYRCKDGSINLFRPDQNAARMQRSCARLLMPHVSTEQFIEACKQVVRANERFIPPYGTGGALYLRPFVIGVGDNIGVRTAPEFIFSVFAIPVGAYFKGGLTPHNFQISTFDRAAPQGTGAAKVGGNYAASLMPGSQAKKAHFADAIYLDPLTHKKIEEVGSANFFGITHDNKFVTPNSPSVLPGITRLSLIELAKSRLGLEVVEGDVFIDKLSDFKEAGACGTAAVITPIGGISYNDHLHVFHSETEVGPVTQKLYKELTGVQTGDIEAPAGWIVKV from the coding sequence ATGGGTAACGAAAGCATCAACTGGGACAAGCTGGGTTTTGACTACATCAAGACCGACAAACGCTATCTGTCGTACTTTCGCAATGGCGAGTGGGACAAAGGCACCCTGACCGAAGACAACGTGCTGCACATCAGCGAAGGCTCCACTGCCCTTCACTATGGCCAGCAATGCTTCGAAGGCCTGAAGGCCTATCGTTGCAAGGACGGCTCGATCAACCTGTTCCGTCCGGACCAGAACGCCGCGCGCATGCAACGCAGCTGCGCCCGCCTGCTGATGCCGCATGTGTCCACCGAGCAGTTCATCGAAGCGTGCAAGCAAGTGGTTCGCGCCAACGAGCGCTTCATCCCGCCTTACGGCACCGGCGGCGCGCTGTACCTGCGTCCGTTCGTGATCGGCGTGGGTGACAACATCGGCGTGCGTACCGCACCTGAGTTCATCTTCTCGGTGTTCGCGATCCCGGTCGGCGCCTACTTCAAGGGCGGCCTGACCCCGCACAACTTCCAGATCTCCACCTTCGACCGCGCCGCGCCACAAGGCACCGGTGCCGCCAAGGTCGGTGGCAACTACGCCGCCAGCCTGATGCCGGGCTCCCAGGCCAAGAAAGCGCACTTCGCTGACGCCATCTACCTGGATCCGCTGACCCACAAGAAGATCGAAGAAGTCGGTTCGGCCAACTTCTTCGGGATCACCCACGACAACAAGTTCGTGACCCCGAACTCGCCGTCGGTACTGCCGGGTATCACCCGTCTGTCGCTGATCGAACTGGCCAAGTCCCGTCTGGGCCTGGAAGTGGTCGAAGGCGACGTGTTCATCGACAAGCTGTCGGACTTCAAGGAAGCCGGTGCCTGCGGTACTGCTGCGGTGATCACCCCGATCGGCGGCATCAGCTACAACGACCACCTGCACGTGTTCCACAGCGAAACCGAAGTTGGCCCAGTGACCCAGAAGCTCTACAAAGAGCTGACCGGCGTGCAGACCGGCGACATCGAAGCGCCAGCAGGCTGGATCGTCAAGGTCTGA
- a CDS encoding TIGR03915 family putative DNA repair protein translates to MINLDCDDLFDTWRRQARWLLSHEIDPSLVSWASEGVSDLFASDVSVPEGQGPFQARIPRALLDTLEQASRYRGDQRWSLLYEVLWRVSHGDRTAMMAGDKLGSELQRRIKQVQREAHHLHAFVRFIERPPELPGPQYVAWHEAAHDILRSASEHFIGRMGRHRWLIATPRDGVYYDGEQLIHQRQCPVEWQQLAQNVDDPHGDLWLTYYSHIFNPARLNEKVMQGHLPMRFWKNLPEGELIPGLITQARMGKQQNGQASGIAGRAGKRIAMKASERGE, encoded by the coding sequence ATGATCAATCTCGACTGCGACGACCTGTTCGACACTTGGCGCCGACAGGCCCGCTGGCTGCTCAGCCATGAAATCGATCCGAGTCTGGTGAGCTGGGCTTCGGAAGGGGTGAGTGATCTGTTTGCCAGTGACGTGTCGGTACCCGAAGGGCAGGGACCGTTTCAGGCGCGTATTCCACGCGCGTTGCTCGACACCCTCGAACAAGCATCACGCTACCGTGGGGATCAGCGTTGGAGTCTGCTTTATGAAGTGCTGTGGCGGGTCAGCCATGGCGATCGCACGGCAATGATGGCCGGCGACAAGCTGGGCAGCGAGTTGCAACGGCGGATCAAGCAGGTGCAACGCGAAGCCCATCATCTGCATGCGTTTGTGCGTTTCATCGAGCGCCCGCCAGAGCTGCCGGGCCCGCAATACGTGGCGTGGCACGAAGCGGCTCACGACATTCTGCGCAGTGCCAGCGAACACTTCATCGGGCGCATGGGGCGTCATCGCTGGCTGATCGCCACGCCGCGTGATGGGGTTTATTACGATGGCGAACAACTGATCCATCAACGCCAATGCCCAGTGGAATGGCAGCAACTGGCGCAGAACGTCGATGATCCCCACGGTGACTTATGGCTGACGTACTACAGCCACATCTTCAACCCGGCGCGGTTGAACGAGAAAGTCATGCAGGGGCATTTGCCAATGCGGTTCTGGAAGAACCTGCCGGAGGGGGAGCTGATTCCCGGATTGATTACCCAGGCACGAATGGGCAAGCAGCAGAACGGACAGGCGAGCGGAATTGCCGGTCGTGCGGGCAAACGGATTGCCATGAAGGCCAGCGAGCGAGGCGAATAA
- a CDS encoding putative DNA modification/repair radical SAM protein yields MQIIDKLSILADAAKYDASCASSGAPKRSSEGRSGLGSTDGMGICHSYTPDGRCVSLLKVLLTNFCLYDCQYCVNRRSSDVPRARFTPEEVVTLTLDFYRRNCVSGLFLSSGIIRSADYTMEQLVRVAKLLREEHEFRGYIHLKTIPDADPALIEEAGRYADRLSVNIELPTDASLQTLAPEKQIGSIKQAMNTIYTGVQTVLNEPRAPKFAPAGQSTQMIVGADDTDDSTILHSAQALYGNFRLRRVYYSAFSPIPDSPKSVPLAAPPLMREHRLYQADFLLRSYGYSAGELLQGPGNLALDIDPKLAWALQNREVFPLDLNRAEPALISRIPGIGLRTTERLVELRRQRRIRYEDVARMRCVLAKAKPFIITSDYHPQQAEVTSQMLYQQLRDRPMPQQMGLWG; encoded by the coding sequence ATGCAAATCATCGACAAGCTCAGCATCCTCGCCGACGCCGCCAAGTACGACGCCTCCTGCGCCAGCAGCGGCGCGCCCAAGCGCAGCTCCGAGGGCAGGAGCGGGCTGGGCTCCACCGACGGCATGGGCATCTGCCACAGCTACACGCCGGACGGGCGTTGCGTGTCGCTGCTCAAGGTCCTGTTGACCAATTTCTGCCTCTACGACTGCCAATACTGCGTCAACCGCCGCTCCAGCGACGTGCCGCGGGCGCGTTTCACGCCAGAGGAAGTGGTGACGCTGACCCTGGACTTCTACCGGCGCAATTGCGTCAGCGGGTTGTTTCTCAGCTCGGGGATCATTCGTTCGGCGGACTACACCATGGAGCAACTGGTGCGTGTCGCGAAGCTGTTGCGCGAAGAACATGAGTTCCGTGGCTACATCCATCTCAAGACCATTCCTGACGCCGATCCCGCTCTGATCGAAGAGGCCGGGCGTTACGCCGATCGCCTGAGCGTCAACATCGAATTGCCCACCGATGCCAGCCTGCAAACCCTGGCGCCGGAGAAGCAGATCGGCTCGATCAAGCAGGCGATGAACACGATCTACACCGGCGTACAGACCGTGCTCAACGAACCCCGCGCCCCGAAGTTCGCCCCGGCCGGACAGAGCACGCAGATGATCGTCGGCGCCGATGACACCGACGACAGCACCATCCTCCACAGCGCCCAGGCCTTGTACGGCAACTTCCGTTTGCGCCGGGTCTATTACTCGGCATTCAGCCCGATTCCAGACAGCCCGAAAAGTGTACCGCTGGCGGCGCCGCCGCTGATGCGCGAGCACCGCTTGTATCAAGCGGATTTTCTGTTGCGCAGTTACGGCTACAGCGCCGGTGAGTTGCTTCAGGGGCCGGGCAATCTGGCGCTGGACATTGACCCGAAGCTGGCCTGGGCGCTGCAGAACCGCGAGGTGTTTCCGCTGGACCTCAATCGCGCCGAACCGGCGTTGATCTCACGCATTCCCGGCATCGGCCTACGGACCACCGAACGTCTGGTGGAGCTGCGTCGGCAGCGGCGCATTCGCTACGAAGACGTAGCCCGCATGCGCTGTGTGCTGGCCAAGGCCAAGCCATTCATCATCACCAGCGACTATCACCCGCAGCAAGCGGAGGTCACCAGTCAGATGCTCTATCAGCAGTTGCGCGACCGGCCGATGCCGCAGCAGATGGGGCTGTGGGGATGA